In the Bifidobacterium catenulatum PV20-2 genome, one interval contains:
- the hisI gene encoding phosphoribosyl-AMP cyclohydrolase: protein MTNEAYDNSTTLDPRIAERLKRDDKGLVAAVIQQFDTKEVLMVGYMNDEAVRRTLTTGRVTFWSRSRQEYWRKGDTSGHAQYVKSFALDCDGDAILIEVDQVGAACHTGKRSCFEEGGQLPVVVGYRTKEQEGQR from the coding sequence ATGACCAACGAAGCATACGACAACAGCACTACTCTCGATCCACGAATCGCAGAACGTCTCAAGCGTGACGATAAAGGACTGGTGGCAGCTGTCATCCAGCAATTCGACACCAAAGAAGTGCTGATGGTTGGATATATGAACGATGAAGCCGTACGCCGTACCTTGACAACCGGTCGCGTTACTTTCTGGTCGAGGTCCAGGCAGGAGTACTGGCGTAAGGGAGATACTTCCGGACATGCCCAATATGTGAAGTCTTTCGCGCTGGATTGCGATGGGGATGCCATTCTTATTGAAGTTGACCAAGTGGGAGCGGCTTGCCATACCGGCAAACGATCCTGCTTCGAGGAAGGCGGGCAGTTGCCCGTGGTCGTGGGATATCGCACCAAGGAACAGGAGGGCCAGCGATGA
- a CDS encoding phosphatidate cytidylyltransferase yields MEHQEQHEKEAEEAINAINKKTGRNMPQAIATGAVLVILILACLLISIDLFVYLVVLFMVLALWELRVDFATVGLHIPVAVLWVCSAATLLSTYYSERHIVAMTVCVLASLVIVAIAASAKVTFGSRISLAVADKLSHTDAGARLESSFNHERGEVSHSRLSHVAVSMFTVLYIPLLASCIIMPLTFNEHPVAHAIMMVFMPALSDTGGLFAGAWLGKHKLSPRISPKKSWEGLAGSILFSMVGSFVVMFCTYEPAVWASRWWVPVVAGFMIGIAGTFGDLCASMLKRDIGIKDMGHLLKGHGGVMDRVDSILLCAPFVCVLLWATGM; encoded by the coding sequence ATGGAACATCAGGAACAGCACGAAAAGGAAGCCGAAGAGGCCATCAACGCCATCAACAAGAAGACGGGCCGTAACATGCCTCAGGCCATCGCCACGGGAGCGGTCCTCGTCATCCTCATTTTGGCATGCCTGCTGATCAGCATCGACTTGTTCGTCTATCTGGTCGTGCTTTTCATGGTGCTTGCCCTGTGGGAGCTGCGCGTCGATTTCGCCACTGTGGGATTGCATATTCCTGTGGCAGTGCTGTGGGTGTGTTCGGCGGCGACGCTGTTGTCCACCTATTACAGCGAACGTCATATCGTTGCCATGACGGTATGCGTACTGGCGTCTCTGGTGATTGTTGCGATCGCAGCCAGTGCCAAGGTGACGTTCGGCAGCCGCATTTCCCTGGCGGTTGCCGACAAACTTTCCCATACCGATGCCGGAGCGAGACTCGAATCGTCGTTCAATCATGAGCGTGGAGAGGTAAGCCATAGCCGTTTGAGTCATGTTGCGGTTTCCATGTTCACCGTGTTATATATTCCTCTCCTGGCATCTTGCATCATCATGCCACTGACATTCAATGAGCATCCCGTTGCTCACGCCATCATGATGGTATTCATGCCCGCATTGAGTGATACTGGCGGCCTGTTTGCTGGAGCATGGCTGGGCAAGCACAAGCTGAGCCCGCGTATTTCGCCGAAGAAATCGTGGGAAGGACTCGCCGGGTCCATCCTGTTTTCCATGGTTGGTTCCTTCGTAGTGATGTTCTGCACATACGAGCCAGCCGTGTGGGCTTCTCGTTGGTGGGTCCCCGTCGTGGCAGGTTTCATGATCGGCATTGCCGGAACGTTTGGTGACTTGTGTGCATCCATGCTGAAGCGCGATATCGGTATCAAGGATATGGGCCATCTGCTTAAGGGGCATGGCGGCGTGATGGATCGAGTGGATTCCATTCTGCTGTGCGCACCATTCGTGTGCGTGCTGTTGTGGGCGACTGGAATGTAG
- the rpsB gene encoding 30S ribosomal protein S2, with amino-acid sequence MAQINMSDMLKAGLHFGHQTRRWNPKMKQFILTQRNGIHIINLFKSLDMIDKAYDFIKATVAHNGTVLFVGTKKQAQEAVSNQATRVNMPYVSERWLGGMLTNFQTVSKRVSRLKELEEMDFTDVRGSGLTKKELLLLEREKDKLAKQLGGIRNMNRTPSAMFVVDVNKEALAVEEAHKLGIPVVAIVDTNADPESVEYPIAANDDAIRGIELLTSLMADAVAEGLLERSGKAAKAEGEAEQPMAAWEKELLTEGAPAADAPAEGEAKAE; translated from the coding sequence ATGGCTCAGATCAATATGAGCGACATGCTGAAGGCAGGCCTGCACTTCGGCCACCAGACCCGTCGTTGGAACCCGAAGATGAAGCAGTTCATCCTCACCCAGCGCAACGGCATCCACATCATCAACCTGTTCAAGTCGCTCGACATGATCGATAAGGCCTATGACTTCATCAAGGCTACCGTCGCTCACAACGGCACCGTGCTGTTTGTCGGCACCAAGAAGCAGGCTCAGGAAGCCGTTTCCAATCAGGCTACCCGTGTTAACATGCCGTATGTTTCCGAGCGTTGGCTCGGCGGTATGCTGACCAATTTCCAGACCGTGTCCAAGCGCGTCTCCCGTCTCAAGGAACTCGAAGAGATGGACTTCACCGACGTTCGCGGCTCCGGCCTGACCAAGAAGGAACTGCTCCTTCTCGAGCGTGAGAAGGACAAGCTGGCCAAGCAGCTGGGCGGTATCCGCAACATGAACCGTACTCCGTCCGCTATGTTCGTGGTTGACGTCAACAAGGAAGCCCTGGCCGTCGAGGAAGCTCACAAGCTGGGTATTCCGGTTGTCGCCATCGTCGACACCAATGCTGATCCGGAGTCCGTCGAGTACCCGATCGCAGCCAACGATGACGCCATCCGTGGCATTGAACTGCTGACCAGCCTCATGGCTGACGCAGTGGCCGAGGGTCTGCTGGAGCGTTCCGGCAAGGCAGCCAAGGCTGAAGGCGAAGCTGAGCAGCCGATGGCCGCTTGGGAGAAGGAGCTCCTCACTGAGGGCGCTCCGGCCGCCGACGCACCGGCTGAAGGCGAAGCCAAAGCTGAGTGA
- a CDS encoding peptide deformylase has protein sequence MAIREIRVVPDPVLRTPCDPIKEITPAVRHLVQDLLDTVDDPGRAGLSANQIGVSLRAFSYNINGKIGYVLNPVLEETSGEQYGDEGCLSVPGLWYKTRRADYARVRGIDLDGKTVVLEGHGIMGRMLQHETDHLDGHVYLDRLEKEERREAMRYMRNHRK, from the coding sequence TTGGCAATACGTGAGATTCGAGTCGTACCTGATCCGGTGCTGCGCACTCCCTGCGACCCCATCAAGGAGATTACGCCGGCTGTGCGTCACCTGGTGCAGGATCTGCTTGATACCGTTGACGATCCGGGACGTGCCGGTCTGTCGGCCAACCAGATTGGCGTGAGTTTGAGAGCGTTCTCATACAACATCAACGGCAAGATCGGATACGTACTCAACCCTGTCCTTGAAGAAACCAGCGGCGAACAGTACGGGGATGAGGGGTGCCTGTCCGTGCCTGGATTGTGGTACAAGACTCGTCGTGCCGATTATGCTCGTGTGCGTGGCATTGATTTGGACGGCAAGACGGTCGTGTTGGAAGGACATGGCATTATGGGCCGCATGCTGCAGCATGAAACCGACCATCTGGATGGCCATGTCTATCTCGATCGTCTGGAAAAAGAGGAACGTCGTGAGGCGATGCGTTACATGCGCAATCACCGCAAGTAA
- the frr gene encoding ribosome recycling factor yields MATIVEQAKAQMAKSVESTKENFSGIRTGRANPALLNGITVDYYGAPTPLKAVATIGVPEPRTLSVTPFDASQANAVEKALRDSDLGASPRRDGNVIRLTMPELTEERRKEYVKLAKGKAEDGKVAVRNIRRKAKESLDKAIKDGEMGEDDGDRLLKELDKVTKQTTDELDTLLEAKQKEIMEV; encoded by the coding sequence ATGGCAACTATCGTCGAACAGGCCAAGGCGCAGATGGCTAAGTCCGTGGAATCCACCAAGGAGAACTTCTCCGGCATTCGCACCGGTCGCGCTAATCCGGCGTTGCTCAACGGCATCACCGTCGACTACTACGGCGCTCCGACCCCACTGAAGGCCGTCGCCACCATCGGCGTGCCGGAACCGCGAACCCTGTCCGTCACCCCGTTTGACGCTTCCCAGGCCAACGCCGTCGAGAAGGCGCTGCGCGATTCCGATCTGGGCGCAAGCCCGCGTCGTGACGGCAACGTCATTCGCCTGACCATGCCGGAACTGACCGAAGAGCGCCGCAAGGAATACGTCAAGCTTGCTAAGGGCAAGGCGGAAGACGGCAAGGTCGCTGTGCGTAACATTCGTCGAAAGGCCAAGGAATCCCTCGACAAGGCCATCAAGGATGGCGAAATGGGCGAGGATGATGGCGATCGTCTACTCAAGGAGCTTGACAAGGTCACCAAGCAGACCACTGACGAGCTCGACACCCTGCTTGAAGCCAAGCAGAAGGAGATTATGGAGGTCTGA
- the tsf gene encoding translation elongation factor Ts, translating into MAAITAALIKQVREETGAGMMDVKKALTEAEGDVARAKEIIRAKGIQAAGKREGRKAQEGTIASKVVESANGQTGYAVELNSETDFVAKTPKFVEFADSVLEDAVKAEAASVDEVLAAASGDATVKEAVEEAAALFGEHVKVGQFAKVEGPHVEIYAHKKSAEMPPSIVAMIATDEAGAAVAHEAALQISAMGAQWLTREDVPADVVESERRVATEKSLAEGKPEKIVPKIVEGRLNAFYKENVLLEQSYVKDPSKTVGDLFKEIGGEAVAFARVEVGKGEAE; encoded by the coding sequence ATGGCAGCAATCACTGCAGCTCTGATTAAGCAGGTGCGCGAGGAAACCGGCGCCGGCATGATGGATGTTAAGAAGGCTCTGACCGAGGCTGAGGGTGACGTGGCTCGCGCCAAGGAGATCATCCGCGCCAAGGGCATTCAGGCCGCTGGCAAGCGCGAAGGCCGTAAGGCGCAGGAAGGCACCATCGCCTCCAAGGTCGTGGAGTCCGCCAATGGTCAGACCGGTTACGCCGTCGAACTGAATTCCGAGACCGACTTCGTGGCCAAGACCCCGAAGTTCGTGGAATTCGCTGACAGCGTTCTCGAGGATGCCGTCAAGGCCGAAGCTGCTTCCGTGGACGAAGTGCTGGCAGCCGCTTCCGGCGACGCCACCGTGAAAGAAGCCGTCGAAGAGGCGGCCGCCCTATTCGGTGAGCACGTCAAGGTCGGTCAGTTCGCTAAGGTCGAAGGCCCGCACGTCGAGATCTACGCTCACAAGAAGTCCGCTGAAATGCCGCCGAGCATCGTGGCCATGATCGCCACTGATGAGGCTGGTGCCGCTGTGGCTCACGAAGCAGCTTTGCAGATTTCCGCAATGGGCGCCCAGTGGCTGACCCGCGAGGACGTTCCGGCCGATGTGGTCGAGTCCGAGCGTCGCGTGGCTACTGAGAAGTCCTTGGCTGAAGGCAAGCCGGAGAAGATCGTTCCGAAGATCGTTGAAGGCCGTCTCAACGCCTTCTACAAGGAGAACGTCCTGCTCGAGCAGTCCTACGTCAAGGATCCGTCCAAGACCGTCGGCGACTTGTTCAAGGAAATCGGTGGCGAAGCCGTGGCCTTCGCTCGTGTCGAGGTCGGCAAAGGCGAAGCCGAGTGA
- the trpE gene encoding anthranilate synthase component I, with product MSECSVQALKWGATWPRREQFHELADQGYRVIPIVRRLLADSLTPVGFYERLAAGRSGTFILESAEFGGTWSRYSFIGVNSMAQLRSNNGKADWLGQVPAGVPTEGDVMEVAHAALKTLKAPHVEGLPNLTSGLVGTVGWDAIRHWEPTLRAEAPNETGQPETVLALATDIAVVDHVSGSVWMIANAVNVDDRPTRADAAYDEAVSRLDDMQRKVATPVEGEARVNVLDETVSQPELRFRTEKSDYERSVEIAKQHIIDGDVFQVVISQRLDIDSPADPFDVYRVLRTLNPSPYMYFISLTDAQGRDFNVIGSSPETLIKVDNGHAMTFPIAGSRPRGATVEEDEQLAKDLLSDPKERSEHIMLVDLSRNDLSRVCLPESVEVVSLMDIKRFSHIMHICSTVTGRVNPDMTSFDVFTSAFPAGTLSGAPKPRAIEIIDELEPADRGIYGGTVGYFDFSGNLDMAIAIRTAFIRDHEASVQAGAGIVLDSVPASEWQETRNKAEASVEAVQIASQLRQL from the coding sequence ATGAGCGAATGCAGCGTACAAGCACTCAAGTGGGGCGCCACCTGGCCGAGACGTGAACAATTCCACGAGTTGGCGGACCAGGGATATCGCGTCATCCCGATCGTGCGGCGTCTTCTTGCTGACTCCTTGACGCCAGTCGGCTTCTATGAGCGACTTGCTGCTGGACGTTCTGGCACGTTTATTCTCGAATCCGCGGAATTCGGCGGTACGTGGAGCAGATACAGTTTCATTGGCGTGAATTCCATGGCTCAGTTGCGTTCCAACAACGGTAAGGCCGATTGGTTGGGGCAGGTTCCTGCTGGCGTGCCTACTGAAGGTGATGTGATGGAAGTCGCGCATGCCGCGCTGAAAACCTTGAAGGCGCCGCATGTTGAAGGACTCCCGAATCTGACCAGCGGTCTGGTTGGTACCGTTGGCTGGGATGCGATTCGCCACTGGGAGCCGACCCTGCGTGCCGAGGCTCCAAACGAGACCGGGCAGCCTGAAACGGTGTTGGCCCTAGCCACAGATATAGCCGTGGTCGACCATGTGTCCGGATCGGTGTGGATGATCGCCAACGCGGTGAATGTGGACGACCGCCCGACCCGTGCCGACGCCGCATATGATGAGGCTGTGTCGCGATTGGACGATATGCAGCGAAAGGTTGCCACGCCTGTCGAAGGTGAAGCTCGCGTCAACGTGCTGGATGAGACCGTTAGCCAGCCGGAACTTCGCTTCCGCACGGAGAAAAGCGATTACGAGCGTTCTGTTGAAATCGCCAAGCAGCATATTATCGACGGTGACGTGTTCCAGGTGGTTATTTCCCAGCGTCTCGACATTGATTCGCCTGCCGATCCGTTCGACGTCTACCGTGTGTTGCGTACATTGAACCCCAGTCCTTACATGTATTTCATATCGCTGACTGACGCGCAGGGACGTGATTTCAATGTCATCGGTTCCAGCCCGGAAACACTGATCAAAGTGGATAACGGTCATGCCATGACCTTCCCGATCGCGGGTTCCAGGCCACGTGGCGCCACCGTTGAGGAAGACGAGCAGCTCGCCAAGGATCTGCTGTCTGATCCGAAGGAACGCAGCGAACACATCATGCTCGTCGATCTGTCGCGTAACGATCTGAGTCGTGTATGCCTTCCGGAAAGCGTGGAGGTTGTTTCCTTGATGGACATCAAGCGATTCAGCCACATCATGCATATCTGCTCGACCGTCACCGGCAGGGTCAACCCCGACATGACATCATTCGACGTGTTCACTTCCGCATTCCCTGCGGGAACGCTTTCTGGAGCGCCGAAACCGCGTGCCATCGAGATCATCGACGAGCTTGAGCCCGCAGATCGTGGCATTTACGGCGGTACTGTCGGTTATTTCGATTTTTCGGGCAACCTCGATATGGCAATTGCCATTCGAACTGCATTCATCCGCGACCATGAAGCGAGCGTGCAGGCCGGAGCTGGAATCGTGCTTGATTCCGTGCCGGCCAGTGAGTGGCAGGAGACTCGCAATAAGGCCGAAGCCAGCGTAGAGGCCGTTCAGATCGCCTCGCAGCTTCGCCAATTGTGA
- the hisF gene encoding imidazole glycerol phosphate synthase subunit HisF, with protein sequence MSLAVRVIPCLDVDAGRVVKGVHFENLRDAGDPVELAAEYYRQGADELTFLDVTASSSHRQTMVDVVSRTAEQIFIPLTVGGGVRTPEDVDSLLRCGADKVGVNTAAINNPTLISRVAERFGNQVLVLSVDARREQGERHTQSGFEVTTMGGRKPTGIDAIWWVKRAQELGAGEILLNSMDADGTQQGFDLEMIKAVRKEVKIPIIASGGAGKASDFPPAIEAGADAVLAASIFHYGKVTIGEVKDAIKAAGYTVR encoded by the coding sequence ATGTCACTGGCAGTCCGAGTCATTCCATGTCTTGATGTTGATGCGGGAAGAGTAGTCAAAGGCGTGCATTTCGAAAATCTTCGCGATGCCGGCGACCCGGTCGAGCTTGCTGCGGAATACTACCGCCAAGGTGCAGACGAGCTGACCTTCCTTGATGTGACCGCATCAAGTTCGCATCGACAGACCATGGTCGATGTGGTAAGTCGAACCGCCGAGCAGATTTTCATTCCTCTGACTGTCGGCGGAGGTGTGCGTACTCCTGAAGATGTTGATTCACTGCTGCGTTGTGGAGCTGACAAGGTAGGCGTCAATACCGCTGCCATCAACAATCCGACACTGATCAGCCGTGTTGCGGAACGTTTTGGCAACCAGGTGCTCGTATTGTCCGTTGACGCGCGTCGTGAGCAAGGGGAACGCCATACTCAGTCTGGTTTCGAAGTCACCACCATGGGAGGACGTAAGCCCACGGGCATTGATGCCATTTGGTGGGTCAAGCGTGCCCAGGAACTGGGCGCGGGAGAGATTCTGCTGAATTCCATGGATGCAGACGGCACCCAGCAGGGTTTCGACCTTGAAATGATCAAAGCTGTGCGCAAGGAAGTGAAGATTCCGATTATTGCTTCCGGCGGTGCTGGAAAGGCTTCTGATTTTCCTCCGGCAATCGAAGCTGGTGCGGATGCCGTGCTTGCCGCGTCGATTTTCCACTACGGCAAAGTTACGATCGGTGAAGTCAAGGACGCGATCAAAGCCGCCGGCTACACCGTGCGTTGA
- the pyrH gene encoding UMP kinase, translated as MTGENTGDNPRRVLLKLSGEAFGGGKVGIDTSVIRRIAEEIVPAVQQGVQIAIVVGGGNFFRGAELQQAGIDRSRGDYMGMLGTVMNCLALQDFLEQEGQATRVQTAITMGQVAEPYIPLKAIRHLEKGRVVIFGAGAGMPYFSTDTVSIQRSLEIHCDEVLMGKNGVDGVYTADPRKDENAKRFATLSYNRALVDNLAVMDASALSMARDNKQRIRVFGLEGAGNVTRALLGKEIGTVVSTAESTLAE; from the coding sequence ATGACTGGCGAAAACACTGGTGATAATCCACGCAGGGTGCTGCTCAAACTATCCGGAGAGGCGTTTGGTGGTGGCAAGGTCGGCATCGACACGTCTGTTATCCGCCGTATCGCGGAAGAAATTGTTCCTGCGGTGCAGCAGGGCGTTCAGATCGCCATCGTTGTCGGTGGCGGCAACTTCTTCCGTGGCGCGGAACTTCAGCAGGCTGGTATCGATCGTTCCCGCGGTGACTATATGGGCATGCTGGGAACTGTGATGAATTGTCTCGCGTTGCAGGATTTCCTGGAACAGGAAGGGCAGGCCACGCGTGTGCAGACCGCCATCACTATGGGACAGGTCGCCGAGCCGTACATTCCGCTCAAGGCCATTCGTCATCTGGAGAAGGGCCGTGTCGTGATTTTTGGTGCTGGTGCCGGTATGCCGTATTTCTCCACCGACACGGTGTCCATCCAACGTTCCTTGGAAATTCATTGCGATGAGGTACTGATGGGCAAGAATGGCGTAGACGGCGTCTATACCGCTGATCCTCGCAAAGACGAGAACGCCAAGCGTTTCGCCACGTTGAGCTATAACCGTGCGCTTGTCGACAATCTCGCCGTCATGGATGCTTCCGCGCTTTCCATGGCTCGCGATAACAAGCAGCGCATCCGCGTTTTTGGACTTGAAGGCGCCGGTAATGTGACCCGCGCTCTTCTCGGTAAGGAAATCGGAACCGTGGTTTCCACTGCGGAATCCACACTCGCTGAATAA
- a CDS encoding bifunctional indole-3-glycerol phosphate synthase/tryptophan synthase subunit beta, with the protein MSVLDELVTGAVEDQQAREQKIPLDEVKRQAFAAPAPIDARQWLKKTDGIPVIAEIKRASPSKGHLNDIPDPAALAREYEKGGASAISVLTEGRRFLGSLDDFDRVRAAVKIPVLRKDFIITEYQIWEARAHGADLVLLIVAALDDGKLKSLLELAHNLNMTVLVETHTREEIQRAIDSGARVIGINARNLKDLKVDVNKYNELAADLPNDVIRVAESGVFGSVELEDYARAGADAVLVGEGVATAANHEQAVERLVKAGARVKASEQTPLASHEGPYFGQFGGRYVPEALITALDELERVYEEAKADPEFHKELARLNQQYVGRPSPLTDAPRFAERLKEKTGLDARVFLKREDLNHTGAHKINNALGQALLVKRMGKTRVIAETGAGQHGVATATVCAMLGLKCRIYMGQIDARRQALNVARMRMLGAEVVEVTLGDRILKDAINEALRDWVTNVKDTHYLLGTVAGPHPFPAMVRDFQKIIGEEAKQQLQDWYGIDHPDAVCACVGGGSNAIGIMNAFLDDERVNLYGYEAGGNGPESGHHAIRFAPGTGELGMFQGAKSYLLENSEGQTLDTYSISAGLDYASVGPEHAWLKEIGRVNYSWATDEEAMSAFKDLCETEGIIPAIESSHAVAGAYKAAEDLKAKGYEHPVMIINISGRGDKDMNTAGKWFGYLTDEQAKALEANGAQGNNTDGE; encoded by the coding sequence ATGTCTGTACTCGATGAGCTGGTTACAGGAGCAGTTGAAGACCAACAAGCACGCGAACAGAAAATCCCTCTCGATGAGGTAAAGCGTCAGGCGTTTGCCGCGCCAGCGCCTATTGATGCGCGGCAATGGCTGAAAAAGACCGACGGCATTCCGGTCATCGCGGAAATCAAAAGAGCCTCGCCATCGAAAGGCCACCTGAACGATATTCCCGATCCAGCCGCTTTGGCCAGAGAATACGAGAAGGGCGGAGCCAGCGCGATTTCCGTACTTACCGAGGGACGTCGCTTTTTGGGATCGCTAGATGATTTCGATAGAGTTCGTGCAGCTGTGAAAATCCCGGTATTGCGTAAGGATTTCATCATCACGGAATACCAGATTTGGGAAGCGCGTGCGCACGGTGCCGATCTGGTGCTATTGATCGTCGCCGCGTTGGACGACGGCAAGCTCAAGTCCTTGCTTGAGCTTGCACATAATCTCAATATGACGGTGCTGGTCGAAACGCATACCCGTGAGGAAATCCAGCGCGCCATTGATTCAGGAGCACGAGTCATCGGCATCAACGCGCGGAATCTCAAGGACCTCAAGGTCGATGTGAACAAATACAACGAGCTGGCCGCTGATTTGCCGAACGATGTGATCCGCGTAGCGGAATCCGGAGTGTTCGGTTCGGTGGAACTGGAGGATTATGCCCGCGCCGGAGCCGACGCGGTGCTGGTTGGCGAAGGTGTCGCAACCGCAGCCAACCATGAACAGGCTGTGGAGCGATTAGTAAAGGCAGGAGCAAGAGTGAAAGCATCCGAACAAACCCCATTGGCAAGCCACGAAGGACCATATTTCGGCCAATTCGGCGGACGCTACGTACCGGAGGCGCTGATCACGGCGCTTGACGAGCTTGAACGCGTCTATGAGGAAGCCAAGGCCGATCCGGAGTTCCATAAGGAGCTGGCACGACTGAACCAGCAGTATGTCGGACGTCCATCACCGTTGACTGACGCTCCGCGTTTCGCCGAGCGTCTCAAAGAAAAAACCGGTCTCGACGCGCGTGTATTCCTCAAGCGTGAGGATCTCAACCATACCGGCGCCCACAAGATCAACAATGCGCTTGGGCAGGCTCTGCTGGTCAAACGCATGGGGAAGACCCGCGTCATCGCTGAAACCGGCGCGGGACAGCATGGCGTGGCCACCGCTACGGTGTGCGCCATGCTCGGCTTGAAATGCCGCATCTACATGGGCCAGATCGATGCGCGTCGTCAGGCGCTTAACGTCGCTCGCATGCGCATGCTCGGTGCCGAGGTGGTGGAAGTCACTTTGGGAGACCGCATTCTCAAGGACGCCATCAATGAGGCTCTGCGAGACTGGGTCACCAACGTCAAAGACACGCACTACCTGCTTGGCACGGTCGCAGGTCCACATCCGTTCCCGGCAATGGTGCGTGATTTCCAGAAGATTATCGGCGAGGAAGCCAAGCAGCAGCTTCAGGATTGGTACGGCATCGACCACCCGGATGCAGTTTGCGCATGCGTCGGCGGCGGTTCCAACGCCATCGGCATCATGAACGCTTTCCTTGATGACGAACGCGTGAATCTGTACGGCTACGAGGCGGGCGGCAATGGCCCCGAATCCGGGCATCATGCCATTCGTTTCGCTCCGGGAACCGGCGAACTGGGCATGTTCCAAGGTGCCAAGAGCTATCTTCTCGAGAATTCCGAAGGCCAGACCCTCGACACATATTCCATCTCCGCTGGTTTGGATTACGCATCCGTCGGCCCGGAACACGCATGGCTCAAAGAAATCGGACGCGTCAACTATTCCTGGGCAACCGATGAGGAAGCGATGAGCGCTTTCAAGGATCTATGCGAAACCGAAGGCATCATTCCGGCGATTGAAAGCTCTCATGCAGTTGCTGGCGCATACAAGGCAGCTGAGGATCTCAAGGCCAAGGGATACGAGCACCCAGTCATGATCATCAACATTTCCGGCCGTGGAGATAAGGACATGAACACCGCCGGCAAATGGTTCGGTTATTTGACCGATGAACAGGCCAAGGCGCTCGAAGCCAACGGCGCCCAAGGCAACAACACGGACGGCGAGTGA
- the rlmN gene encoding 23S rRNA (adenine(2503)-C(2))-methyltransferase RlmN: MKDLPETGITPGGTTGAFRDVLSKDHARRGKPPLHFADMTEEERIAKAKDLGLPKFRVKQLANHYYGRFDVNAEEFSDFPAMKRVEAAGVFFPTLITEVTRQVADEGTTIKTLWRLFDGSLIESVLMRYPTRTTLCISSQVGCGMGCPFCATGQLGLTRNMSAGEIVEQVRVAAKAMYDGEVAGGPGRLSNIVFMGMGEPMGNYKSVLSAVRQISAMPPEGFGISARNITVSTVGVVPGIKKLTAEGIPVRLAVSLHAPSDELRDELVPMNKRFNTTQVLDAAHDYYLASKRRVSIEYALMRGINDQAEHAKLLAKRLNHYGDNWAHVNPIPLNPIEGSKWTASKPEDEQQFLDILHKAGITATLRDTRGQDIDGACGQLAAKERD, translated from the coding sequence ATGAAGGATCTGCCAGAGACCGGCATCACCCCAGGAGGCACCACTGGTGCTTTCCGAGACGTGTTATCCAAAGATCATGCGCGTCGAGGCAAACCGCCGCTGCATTTTGCGGATATGACCGAGGAAGAGCGCATCGCTAAAGCCAAGGATCTTGGACTTCCGAAATTCAGGGTCAAGCAGCTTGCCAACCATTATTATGGGCGTTTCGATGTCAACGCGGAGGAATTCTCCGACTTCCCAGCAATGAAACGAGTCGAGGCCGCGGGGGTGTTTTTCCCGACGCTCATCACCGAAGTGACTCGTCAAGTGGCTGATGAGGGCACCACTATCAAAACGTTGTGGCGCCTGTTCGACGGTTCGCTTATTGAGTCCGTGCTCATGCGCTATCCCACACGCACCACGTTGTGCATCTCCAGTCAGGTCGGTTGCGGCATGGGATGCCCGTTCTGCGCTACAGGCCAGCTGGGGCTGACTCGAAACATGTCGGCAGGCGAGATTGTGGAACAGGTCCGTGTGGCCGCGAAAGCCATGTATGACGGAGAAGTTGCGGGTGGGCCCGGACGCCTAAGCAACATTGTATTCATGGGCATGGGAGAGCCCATGGGCAACTACAAGTCGGTATTGAGCGCTGTTCGTCAGATCAGTGCCATGCCGCCTGAGGGCTTCGGTATTTCGGCACGTAACATTACCGTCTCCACGGTCGGCGTGGTGCCTGGTATTAAAAAACTTACGGCTGAGGGTATTCCGGTGCGTCTGGCCGTGTCTCTGCACGCCCCGAGCGATGAACTGCGAGATGAGCTTGTTCCAATGAACAAACGTTTCAACACCACGCAGGTGCTTGACGCCGCACACGACTACTATCTGGCTTCGAAACGCCGCGTGAGCATCGAATATGCTCTGATGCGTGGCATCAACGATCAGGCCGAACATGCCAAGTTGCTCGCTAAGCGTCTGAACCATTACGGCGATAACTGGGCTCACGTCAACCCGATTCCGCTTAATCCTATTGAAGGGTCGAAATGGACCGCTTCGAAGCCTGAGGATGAACAACAGTTTCTTGACATCCTTCATAAGGCCGGCATCACCGCTACGTTGAGAGATACGCGCGGACAGGACATCGATGGCGCATGCGGACAGCTTGCGGCCAAAGAACGCGATTAG